In Bacillus sp. Cs-700, one genomic interval encodes:
- a CDS encoding response regulator transcription factor, with protein sequence MKNVLIVDDEERMVELISLYLKPHGYTIYEAYTGIEALHRLTEYKIDLVLLDIMMPNMDGFATCEEIRSKSEVPIIMLTAREQNEDIVKGFKLGADDYITKPFDERVLLARMEALARRLKPVNQHQVIFKGLTWDADKHLVSYYSVPIPMTPIEFKLLGLFLKNPEKVFSREHLIQLIWGYESNTEGRTIDSHIRNLRDKCRAVNFTIDEFLVTIWGVGYKWKKF encoded by the coding sequence GTGAAAAATGTGCTGATTGTAGACGATGAAGAGCGGATGGTAGAGCTAATTTCTCTTTATTTGAAACCACATGGGTACACCATTTATGAAGCCTATACAGGAATAGAAGCACTACATAGATTGACTGAATACAAAATAGATCTCGTTTTGTTAGATATAATGATGCCCAACATGGACGGCTTTGCAACGTGTGAAGAAATCCGAAGTAAATCAGAGGTGCCAATTATCATGTTAACAGCAAGAGAGCAAAATGAAGATATTGTTAAAGGATTCAAGTTAGGCGCAGATGATTACATCACAAAACCATTTGACGAGCGTGTTCTCCTTGCTAGAATGGAAGCTTTGGCTCGACGCCTAAAACCAGTCAATCAACATCAAGTGATCTTCAAAGGACTAACATGGGATGCAGACAAACATCTCGTATCATATTATAGTGTGCCTATTCCTATGACTCCCATTGAATTTAAGTTGCTCGGCCTATTCTTAAAAAACCCGGAAAAGGTATTTAGCCGAGAGCACCTGATTCAGCTGATTTGGGGATATGAATCAAACACTGAAGGACGTACAATTGATTCACATATACGAAATTTGCGTGATAAGTGTAGAGCGGTTAACTTTACTATCGATGAGTTTTTGGTGACCATTTGGGGTGTAGGATACAAATGGAAAAAATTCTAA